atatatatatatatatatatatatatataacacaaaAACCTTGCATATAGTTAATTTGATGAACCAATTGTTTGTTGGCTCCCTTGACTTGGCAACTGAAGTGGACGGCGAAGCTTTCTAGCTTCCATTCTTAGCCGAAAACAAAAGACGCAGCAGAAACACAGAAACAACTAAATGGGCAAGGTACACGTGCATGGAGGTCATAATAATACACCAACTTGTGTATAACATGCAATCACATGTACGTAGGCCCATAAGGGATCATCACTCATCAATAGCCTCTTCTGGGTGATAATAATCATGTGATACCACGCATGATCCCGCCTAGCTAGCGGACGATCGAGAATATATATAATTTCAGATTAATGTGATGGATTAAtgggtgtgtgtatgccatagcTTAGCTTAGTTTATACCCTTAGGAAGCTAATAATAAATTATTGGTACCTGACAGCGTAACAACATCTACATCTTCTTTACAACTCATGCAAATGATAGCACTATCAACGGTGATAAGAACATCCACTTGGTAAATAACCCACCCTCACCTTAAGGACTAAGTAAATCTCTTTCTTTATAAAATTGTGTGAAGAGGCAAGGGAATGGTACTATAACATTGTTGCCAAAATTATGTCCTCTGCAAGTATTAATTTCCACCGATTATCAAACCCTCTCTTTTGCTTGGACCACATATGCATGCACTGCTTCGAGTTAACCTTCATCTTGTTAAATTCCTATTATCATCATTACTGTTTCCTTTTACAGATACATAGTACTTGTATAGATAGCTTGGTAGGGCAGATATTAAGATAGAGACTCAGAGTGAAATGCTCATTTCTTATCACCTACCTTGCCATTTCCTTGCATTCATACCATCGTATCACAAATTACTTTGAAGCTATACAGTATTACTGTTTGTTCGATTTCTCTTCTTGCTCCTCGATCCAAAGGCTAGGATTTCTTCATCTCTGCTTTATCTAATCGTGTACAAGTTTGTTTCTTTATCACTGTTAGCTGGTTCGCATTGATTTTTAGGGTGTTTTAAGAGATGGGTTTGAGTTCTAAGCAGGTTTCTAGTGATGGGTTAGATTGGAGCCAGGCCCTTTCGCAGGGACAGACCTTGGAGCTCCCTAAACCTCCTCTTGTAAGGCGGCAACAGCAACAAAACCAGCAGCAATCAGAGCCCTTGAAGTGCCCGAGGTGTGACTCAACAAATACTAAGTTTTGTTACTATAACAACTACAACAAGTCTCAGCCAAGGCATTTTTGCAAGACTTGCAAGAGGCACTGGACTAAAGGTGGCACTCTCCGCAATGTTCCTTTAGGCGCTGGCCATAAAAGCAAGCGTCTGAAAACGTCTAAAACCACGGCCAAAGCCTCCACAGCCGCCGCCACCACAAGCACCACCAGTAGAAGTACCAATAATGGCAGTATCATTAACAGGGCTAATCCCCAAATGGTAATGAAAGCTCAGCAGCAAAAGAAGAATCTTCCTCTTGCACTTGGTGATCAGAAAAGCGTATCTGAAATTATGTGCCAAGCAATGATTAGCCTACCATCCTCAGCTTTGCAACAGAATTCTGTGAGTTGCAGCAGCTTTTCTGGCGAAAATTTCAACACCATCAACAATAGTGTCTTTTTGGATTCAACTTTGTCTCTTCCCCAAAATCAAGGGCTACACTTCCCTTATTCAAGCACGTCAAGCACGTTTGACACACATCCATCTTTAATTTCCACCTCCTTGCAGTCCTCAAATCTTTATAACTACGGTGGAGAAGCTATGGAAGATTCAACCATCACCACCGTCATGCCTACCACAAGCAGCACCATCACTCAACATTGGCAAGTGCCAAATGCAAGCCGGGGCATGGACATGACAAGTTATTGGAATTGGGATGATATAGATAGTTTCGTCTCTACTACTCTCAATATTCCCTGGGATGATTCTGAGCTCAATCCATAGTTAGGGGGCTTcaattgaccattagaagtgtgtataaaaccttttcttttctttctttccaattaatttttatttaactatATGTTGTTGGGAGTTTGTGAGTGATAGAGGTGAGTCTCATATATAATGCCAGAGTCAAAATTCATGCGTTTTCTGGTTTTCAGGTCATTTATAATGTATAGTGTAACTATTACGTAGTAAGTAGACTAATCGAAGCTGTCCCTTTGTGTTGCAGCTTCAG
The sequence above is a segment of the Hevea brasiliensis isolate MT/VB/25A 57/8 chromosome 11, ASM3005281v1, whole genome shotgun sequence genome. Coding sequences within it:
- the LOC110641695 gene encoding dof zinc finger protein DOF1.4 → MGLSSKQVSSDGLDWSQALSQGQTLELPKPPLVRRQQQQNQQQSEPLKCPRCDSTNTKFCYYNNYNKSQPRHFCKTCKRHWTKGGTLRNVPLGAGHKSKRLKTSKTTAKASTAAATTSTTSRSTNNGSIINRANPQMVMKAQQQKKNLPLALGDQKSVSEIMCQAMISLPSSALQQNSVSCSSFSGENFNTINNSVFLDSTLSLPQNQGLHFPYSSTSSTFDTHPSLISTSLQSSNLYNYGGEAMEDSTITTVMPTTSSTITQHWQVPNASRGMDMTSYWNWDDIDSFVSTTLNIPWDDSELNP